From Elephas maximus indicus isolate mEleMax1 chromosome 25, mEleMax1 primary haplotype, whole genome shotgun sequence, the proteins below share one genomic window:
- the TCF15 gene encoding transcription factor 15, whose amino-acid sequence MAFALLRPVGAHVLYPDVRLLSEDEENRSESDGSDQSFGCCEGLEAARRGPGPGGGRRAGGGPGPVVVVRQRQAANARERDRTQSVNTAFTALRTLIPTEPVDRKLSKIETLRLASSYIAHLANVLLLGDAADDGQPCFRAAGSAKSTVSSAADGSRQPRSICTFCLSNQRKGGGRRDMGGSCLKVRGMAPLRVPRR is encoded by the exons ATGGCGTTCGCGTTGCTGCGCCCTGTCGGCGCGCACGTGCTGTACCCGGACGTGCGGCTGCTGAGCGAGGACGAGGAGAACCGCAGCGAGAGTGACGGATCCGACCAGTCGTTCGGCTGCTGCGAGGGCCTGGAGGCGGCGCGACGCGGCCCGGGCCCCGGGGGCGGGCGGCGGGCTGGCGGCGGCCCGGGCCCCGTGGTGGTGGTGCGGCAGCGGCAGGCGGCCAATGCGCGGGAGCGGGACCGCACGCAGAGCGTGAACACGGCCTTCACGGCGCTGCGCACCCTCATCCCCACCGAGCCAGTGGACCGCAAGCTGTCCAAGATCGAGACGCTGCGCCTGGCGTCCAGCTACATCGCGCACCTGGCCAATGTGCTGCTGCTGGGCGACGCGGCCGACGACGGACAGCCGTGTTTCCGTGCCGCCGGTAGCGCCAAGAGCACGGTCTCCTCCGCCGCCGACGGCAGCCGCCAGCCGCGCTCCATCTGCACCTTCTGCCTCAGCAACCAGCGCAAGGGG GGTGGCCGTCGTGACATGGGAGGCAGCTGCTTGAAGGTGAGGGGCATGGCCCCCCTTCGAGTGCCTCGGAGATGA